The Myxococcales bacterium genomic interval GGACTCACTCAGTGACGGCCCTGGCGACACATAGACGCCTCCGGGCGTTCGCTCGCCCTCTGCTCTCTGCCCTCCTGGCTGTGGTTGGGATCTCGTTCCCGGTTGCCGTGTTTGCCAGCGGCTACAACGGCCACTACCGCTCGGTGCCCGTGATCGGGGGGGGAGAGGGTAACGTCAAGTCGCAGGACATCGAGCCCATCGAAAACCTGGGGCAGACCGTGCCGCCCGACCTTTCCTTCTTGGACGGGAACGGCAAACCGGTTCGGATTGGGGACCTCCTGGGTCACGGAAAACCGATTCTGGTTACGCTCGGCTACTTCCGATGTCCGATGCTCTGCAACCTTGTTCACGAGGGATTGGGCAAGGGTCTGAAGAAGGCGGGCCTATCGCTGGGGCGGGACTTTTTGGGACTCGCTGTGAGCATCGACCCGAGCGACGACCCCAAGTCTGCGAACACCAACCAGGGCCGCCTTTTGCGTCACCTGGGAGAATCTCGAACCTCTGATTGGCCCTTCGTCCTCACGCCCAAGGGTGAGACAGCGCCGGACGGCAGCTCTGGGCCGGCTCGGAAGTTGGCCGATAGCGTCGGCTTCCGTTACATCTACGATGAGGAGTCGAAGCAATTTGCGCATGCGGCGGTGGCGTTCGTGCTCACGCCGGAAGGGAAGATCTCCCGCTATCTCTACGGCGTCGACTTCGAGCCACGCGACCTCAGGTTCGCGCTGGTGGAGGCGAGCGGGGGCCGGGTGGGGACGACGCTCGATCGCGTGCTGCTGTCCTGCTTCAAATACGACCCAATGACCCATAAATATACCCCCTTTGCCTTCGGATTCGTCCGGATCGGCGCCTTCCTGAGCTTCGCCGCGTTGGCGAGCTTGCTGGCCGTTCTGTGGCGGAGAGAGCTTCAGCTGCGCCGCCAGCGGAGGACCGCATGATCGAGTTTTTCAATGAGCTGATGCGGCGCCTGCTGTGGCTGCCGGAACAGGCATCCACGTTCGCGACCCGCGTCGATACCCTGCACTACGTGGTCATCTTGATCACCTTCATCGCCTCGTTCGGCGTGGGGGCGGTTGCGGTGTACTTCTTCTTCAGGTTCAGAGAGAAGAAGGCCATGGCTTCGACCCCCGTGGTCGAGCCAAGCGGGAAGTTCGAGGCAGTGGTGATATCGATACCGCTGCTCATTTTCCTGGCATGGGCCTTCGTGGGCTATCGAGACTTCGTCTGGCTGCAGACGGCGCCTCCGAACACAATGGACGTATACGTCGTGGGTAAAAAGTGGATGTGGCACTTTGCGCATCCCGACGGCCCGAACGAGAACGCCGTGCTGCACGTTCCGGCGAACCGGCCCGTGCGTCTGCTCATGACGAGCCGAGACGTCATCCACTCGTTCTTCGTGCCCGAGTTCCGCGTTAAACAGGACGTGGTTCCGGGGCGATACAGTGAGACCTGGTTCGAGGCGAAGAAGCCGGGCCGATACAACATCTTCTGTACGGAGTACTGCGGAACCTGGCACTCGCAGATGATCGGCGAGGTGGTCGTTCTCGAACCTTCGGCTTACGACGCCTGGCTCGACCGGCAGCGCGTGGGGCTCGAGGATCGGCAGGACGCCAGCAGCTCGGAGGGCTCGAGCACGGAGTTCCGCGGCGACCTCATCTCGTACGGACATCGCGTTGCGGCGGCTCAAGGCTGCTTCAAGTGTCACACGATCGACGGCACTCAACACATCGGACCGACCTGGGTCGACCTCTACAAGAGGAAAACGGAACTCGCCAACGGGGAAACCCTGGTGGCT includes:
- a CDS encoding SCO family protein, which translates into the protein MTALATHRRLRAFARPLLSALLAVVGISFPVAVFASGYNGHYRSVPVIGGGEGNVKSQDIEPIENLGQTVPPDLSFLDGNGKPVRIGDLLGHGKPILVTLGYFRCPMLCNLVHEGLGKGLKKAGLSLGRDFLGLAVSIDPSDDPKSANTNQGRLLRHLGESRTSDWPFVLTPKGETAPDGSSGPARKLADSVGFRYIYDEESKQFAHAAVAFVLTPEGKISRYLYGVDFEPRDLRFALVEASGGRVGTTLDRVLLSCFKYDPMTHKYTPFAFGFVRIGAFLSFAALASLLAVLWRRELQLRRQRRTA
- the coxB gene encoding cytochrome c oxidase subunit II, whose amino-acid sequence is MIEFFNELMRRLLWLPEQASTFATRVDTLHYVVILITFIASFGVGAVAVYFFFRFREKKAMASTPVVEPSGKFEAVVISIPLLIFLAWAFVGYRDFVWLQTAPPNTMDVYVVGKKWMWHFAHPDGPNENAVLHVPANRPVRLLMTSRDVIHSFFVPEFRVKQDVVPGRYSETWFEAKKPGRYNIFCTEYCGTWHSQMIGEVVVLEPSAYDAWLDRQRVGLEDRQDASSSEGSSTEFRGDLISYGHRVAAAQGCFKCHTIDGTQHIGPTWVDLYKRKTELANGETLVADEGYLTESMMDPYRKMVKGYAEVMPSYRGKLSAPETAALVEYIKSLRSDRLENLKAKEPAYGPLER